The following coding sequences lie in one Rhodohalobacter barkolensis genomic window:
- a CDS encoding inorganic pyrophosphatase — protein sequence MNFPNPFYRWRPHPWHGLEVGEGSPQVVNAFIEVTSFDAIKYEVDKLTGYMRVDRPQRSSSMPPSLYGFIPRTYCGERIGGLSEHTDKGDGDPLDICVLSERPIDRAEVILTARVIGGLHMIDNGEADDKIISVLDNDRYYKDVKDVSDLPEVIVERLRHYFGTYKLIPGKDSDVFVDRVYDREYAEKVIEASMADYQDMFGE from the coding sequence GTGAATTTCCCAAACCCTTTTTATCGATGGCGCCCGCATCCATGGCACGGCCTGGAAGTTGGCGAAGGATCACCGCAAGTTGTAAACGCCTTTATTGAGGTAACATCATTTGATGCAATTAAATACGAAGTTGATAAACTGACCGGTTACATGCGTGTGGATCGCCCGCAGCGCAGTTCATCCATGCCGCCATCACTCTATGGATTTATTCCGAGAACGTACTGTGGTGAGCGCATTGGCGGACTTTCAGAACATACCGACAAAGGTGACGGCGATCCGCTCGATATTTGTGTACTAAGTGAGCGTCCGATTGACCGTGCCGAGGTGATTTTAACTGCCCGTGTAATTGGCGGTCTCCACATGATTGATAACGGTGAAGCAGATGATAAGATCATCTCTGTTTTGGATAACGACCGATATTACAAAGATGTGAAAGATGTTTCTGATTTGCCTGAAGTTATTGTTGAGCGTTTGCGTCACTACTTTGGTACCTACAAACTAATTCCCGGTAAAGACTCCGATGTATTTGTAGATCGTGTATATGACCGGGAATATGCTGAGAAAGTGATTGAAGCCTCCATGGCCGATTATCAGGATATGTTTGGCGAGTAG
- the prfA gene encoding peptide chain release factor 1 yields the protein MDLEDKLQQIKERYDEINQAMADPAIYDRPSEYAELTKEHTQLKELVEDFDRWKEINKLLEGNTELIEANEDAEITEIAREENKELKRELEELEEAIKFKLIPKDPDDSKNCIIEIRAGTGGDEAAIFAGDLFDMYRRYADSQGWKLNLLSITESDKGGFKEIVYELSGTEVFGKMKYESGVHRVQRVPETESQGRVHTSAATVAVLPEVNDDVEINLDMKDIRVDTFRSSGAGGQHVNKTDSAIRLTHEPSGVVVECQQERSQHQNKDKALVMLKTKLYDMEMEKIRSERAADRKSQVSTGDRSAKIRTYNYPQGRCTDHRINLTLYNLDDIMKGDIDDIINALRLEDNLEKLNAIMQ from the coding sequence ATGGATTTAGAAGACAAATTACAGCAGATCAAAGAGCGGTACGACGAGATTAATCAGGCAATGGCTGATCCTGCAATTTATGATCGCCCCTCTGAATATGCTGAGCTTACCAAAGAACACACGCAACTCAAGGAACTGGTTGAGGATTTCGATCGATGGAAGGAGATCAATAAACTCCTTGAAGGAAACACGGAGTTGATTGAAGCCAATGAAGATGCCGAGATTACTGAAATTGCGCGAGAAGAAAATAAAGAGTTAAAACGTGAGCTTGAAGAGCTGGAAGAAGCGATCAAGTTTAAACTCATTCCTAAAGATCCGGACGATTCCAAGAACTGTATCATCGAGATACGGGCTGGAACCGGTGGCGATGAAGCAGCTATCTTTGCCGGCGATCTTTTTGATATGTACCGGCGGTATGCCGATTCTCAGGGATGGAAACTGAATTTACTCTCTATTACGGAAAGTGATAAAGGTGGATTTAAAGAGATTGTTTATGAACTTTCGGGTACTGAAGTATTTGGTAAGATGAAGTATGAGAGTGGCGTACACCGAGTTCAGCGGGTTCCGGAAACGGAGTCTCAGGGGCGTGTTCATACATCAGCGGCTACGGTTGCTGTACTTCCGGAAGTGAATGATGATGTTGAAATCAATCTGGATATGAAAGATATCCGAGTGGACACTTTCCGGTCGAGTGGAGCGGGAGGGCAGCATGTGAATAAAACCGACTCGGCGATTCGATTAACTCACGAGCCTTCGGGTGTTGTTGTTGAGTGTCAACAAGAGCGCTCACAGCATCAAAACAAAGATAAAGCATTAGTTATGCTGAAGACCAAGCTGTACGATATGGAGATGGAGAAGATCCGGTCTGAACGTGCAGCTGATAGAAAAAGCCAGGTTTCTACCGGGGACCGTAGTGCGAAAATCAGAACGTACAATTACCCACAGGGACGATGTACAGATCACCGTATCAATCTGACGCTTTACAACCTTGATGATATTATGAAGGGAGATATAGATGATATTATCAATGCACTGCGACTGGAAGACAACCTGGAAAAACTGAATGCAATCATGCAGTAA
- a CDS encoding 5-(carboxyamino)imidazole ribonucleotide synthase: MKQPLSTHFKIGFLGAGQLARMSSLKAFELGMQIAVFSDRPENEPVQFMTPYSFSGSFDDVDAMVQFAKTCDVVTLENEFIDSSILKSVQEKSGTPIFPSPDSFSLIENKLIEKQTFENAGIPVTPYALIKSADDLKTFGDKHGWPYLLKSSKGGYDGYGNETVKSLDQAKEAFKNLGGDDNRDIIAEAFVDFTHELAVQVARNKTRHVVYPCCETVQENHINVAVKSPAQVDEKVRQRAQQLAIAATEAINGKGIFAYEFFLTKSGDLLMNESAPRPHNSGHYTIEGAIASQFENHVRAVCDLPLGSAELRKPAVVMINLLGNHKRKAVVENADEAVAEPDGHLHSYGKLESKPGRKMAHYTLLGEDMDQTFERARKLTAGIEI; this comes from the coding sequence ATGAAACAACCGCTCAGTACACACTTTAAAATCGGATTTTTAGGCGCCGGACAGCTCGCACGGATGTCATCACTCAAAGCTTTTGAGCTGGGAATGCAGATTGCCGTTTTTTCTGATCGCCCTGAAAATGAACCCGTTCAGTTTATGACCCCTTACTCTTTTTCCGGTTCTTTTGATGATGTGGATGCTATGGTTCAATTTGCCAAAACGTGTGATGTGGTTACTCTTGAAAATGAATTTATAGATTCCTCAATTTTAAAGTCTGTACAGGAGAAGTCCGGAACACCCATTTTCCCGTCACCCGACAGTTTTTCCCTGATCGAAAATAAACTGATTGAGAAACAGACGTTTGAGAATGCAGGCATACCTGTCACTCCATATGCGTTGATCAAGTCTGCGGATGACCTGAAAACGTTTGGTGATAAACATGGATGGCCTTACTTGCTTAAATCCTCGAAAGGCGGTTATGACGGTTATGGTAATGAGACCGTGAAAAGTTTAGATCAGGCAAAAGAGGCCTTTAAAAATCTGGGCGGAGACGACAATCGTGATATTATAGCTGAGGCATTTGTCGATTTCACTCATGAACTTGCCGTTCAGGTTGCTCGAAACAAAACAAGACACGTCGTCTATCCATGCTGTGAAACAGTTCAGGAAAATCATATCAATGTTGCTGTAAAATCACCGGCCCAGGTAGATGAAAAAGTCCGCCAAAGAGCTCAACAGCTGGCGATTGCCGCAACAGAAGCAATCAATGGGAAAGGAATTTTCGCCTATGAATTTTTTCTCACTAAAAGTGGGGATTTACTGATGAACGAATCAGCCCCGCGACCACACAATTCGGGACACTATACCATTGAGGGAGCCATTGCCTCACAATTCGAGAATCATGTGCGCGCTGTCTGTGATCTCCCGCTTGGAAGTGCTGAACTTCGAAAACCGGCTGTTGTAATGATCAACCTGCTCGGGAATCATAAACGCAAGGCTGTTGTGGAGAATGCCGATGAAGCAGTTGCCGAGCCCGACGGACACCTTCATTCCTACGGAAAACTTGAAAGCAAACCGGGACGAAAAATGGCACACTATACACTTCTTGGTGAGGATATGGATCAGACTTTTGAACGAGCCAGAAAGCTCACCGCTGGAATTGAAATTTAA
- a CDS encoding S9 family peptidase, whose amino-acid sequence MKTMLTNSLTFKSFILIAGIFWLASGCANTQPAVQETQQEDTTEKVTEEDYKRAESLLGQHTNSLVYNTTSNMNWQDDDRITYRQTVPGGAEFMVGDPSTGEIDKAFNHEALAQTLSSLTGNTIDALDLPFRDFSFSENGSKINFTANGTIFSCDVDGLNCESTEDQNQYNRFTESLSPDGSKVVFIRDYNLWMRDLASGSETQLTFDGEKDYGYATNNAGWTKRDAPVLIWSPDSKRIATFQQDARNTKEMNLVSTAIGHGELQQWKYPLPGDEHIFMVERVVINLDADEPELIRLDMDPDYQRSTITDHIAGRDGSLLDAEWSSDSESLAFVSVSRDHKEAHLQIADPNTGEVTSVLDERQDTFFESGINSISWRYLKDSDEFIWWSQRDNWGHLYLYDANSGSLKNQITSGDWNVREISHIDEENRVIYFIGSVREDGDPYFQYLYKINFDGSGLSLLTPGIANHDVDLNFEAGMLVDKYSTPDTPPVTVVRDLDGNELMELAEADITELVEHGWKAPTPFSVKARDGETDLYGLMYTPTNLDESKSYPVLNYLYPGPQSGSVGSRSFRASRSDKQAMAELGFIVVEVDAQGTPGRSKEFHDFYYGNMGDNGVPDQIAMIEQLAERHSYIDIDRVGIYGHSGGGFASTSAILTYPDFYKVAVSGAGNHDNRNYTDAWGEKWQGLLEETEDGTNYDNQSNPLLAENLKGKLLITHGTLDSNVPPYNTLIVVDALIEANKDFDMIMLPNRGHGYYSEPFMMRKRWDYFVKHLKHTDPPKEFEFGNL is encoded by the coding sequence ATGAAAACAATGCTTACCAATTCTCTAACATTTAAAAGTTTTATTCTGATTGCGGGAATATTTTGGCTCGCTTCCGGGTGTGCGAATACCCAACCTGCAGTTCAGGAAACTCAGCAAGAAGATACAACTGAAAAGGTAACCGAAGAAGATTATAAACGTGCAGAGTCTTTACTGGGTCAGCACACCAACTCTTTGGTTTACAACACAACCTCAAACATGAACTGGCAGGATGATGATCGAATCACGTATCGACAAACCGTGCCCGGCGGTGCAGAATTTATGGTTGGGGATCCTTCAACCGGTGAGATAGACAAGGCATTTAATCACGAAGCTCTTGCTCAAACACTTTCCAGTCTAACAGGGAATACAATTGATGCCCTCGACTTGCCTTTCCGTGATTTTAGTTTTTCTGAAAATGGTTCCAAGATCAATTTTACGGCAAACGGGACCATCTTTTCCTGTGATGTTGACGGATTAAACTGCGAATCAACAGAAGATCAAAACCAGTATAATCGATTTACTGAATCGCTCTCTCCCGATGGCTCAAAAGTAGTTTTTATCCGCGATTATAATCTCTGGATGCGGGATCTTGCCTCCGGTAGTGAAACACAACTCACTTTCGACGGGGAAAAAGATTACGGTTATGCAACTAACAACGCAGGATGGACAAAGCGGGATGCTCCGGTACTCATTTGGTCTCCCGACTCCAAACGAATAGCTACGTTCCAACAGGATGCTCGAAATACGAAAGAGATGAACCTGGTATCCACAGCCATTGGCCATGGAGAACTTCAACAGTGGAAATATCCGCTTCCCGGTGATGAGCATATTTTTATGGTAGAACGGGTTGTGATTAACCTGGATGCAGATGAGCCCGAACTCATTCGCTTAGATATGGATCCTGATTATCAGCGATCTACCATTACCGATCATATTGCAGGCCGCGATGGCTCATTGCTGGATGCCGAATGGAGTAGTGACAGCGAATCACTAGCCTTTGTCTCTGTATCTCGCGATCACAAAGAAGCTCATCTTCAAATAGCTGATCCGAACACCGGAGAAGTCACTTCTGTGCTGGATGAAAGACAGGACACCTTTTTTGAATCGGGCATAAACTCTATAAGCTGGAGATATCTGAAGGATTCAGACGAATTTATATGGTGGTCCCAGCGCGATAACTGGGGACATCTCTACCTGTATGACGCAAACAGCGGTAGTCTGAAAAATCAAATTACATCCGGTGACTGGAATGTGCGGGAAATTTCTCACATTGATGAAGAAAATCGTGTGATCTATTTTATCGGCTCAGTTCGAGAAGATGGGGATCCCTATTTCCAATATCTCTACAAAATCAATTTTGATGGCAGTGGACTTTCACTTCTAACTCCCGGTATTGCAAATCACGATGTAGACCTGAATTTTGAAGCCGGGATGTTGGTCGATAAATATTCTACTCCTGATACTCCTCCGGTAACAGTTGTTCGTGATCTCGACGGCAACGAATTGATGGAACTGGCTGAAGCAGATATTACCGAACTGGTAGAGCATGGCTGGAAAGCTCCAACCCCATTTTCTGTAAAAGCCCGTGATGGCGAAACGGACCTTTACGGTTTGATGTATACCCCAACCAATCTGGACGAATCAAAATCCTATCCGGTATTAAACTACCTCTATCCGGGTCCGCAGAGTGGAAGTGTTGGAAGCCGTTCATTCAGGGCGTCCCGTTCTGATAAACAGGCCATGGCAGAACTTGGGTTTATTGTTGTGGAAGTAGACGCTCAGGGTACTCCGGGGCGATCTAAAGAGTTTCACGATTTCTACTACGGCAATATGGGAGATAACGGAGTTCCTGATCAAATCGCAATGATTGAACAGCTCGCAGAACGCCACTCTTATATAGACATCGACAGAGTGGGAATTTATGGTCATTCGGGCGGTGGATTTGCATCAACGAGTGCAATACTAACCTATCCTGACTTTTATAAAGTAGCGGTGTCGGGTGCAGGAAATCACGATAACCGAAACTACACCGATGCCTGGGGCGAAAAATGGCAGGGACTGCTCGAAGAGACCGAAGACGGAACCAATTACGATAATCAATCGAATCCTCTTTTAGCTGAAAATCTGAAAGGAAAGCTACTGATTACCCATGGCACCCTCGACAGTAACGTTCCGCCATATAATACATTGATCGTAGTAGACGCATTAATCGAAGCCAACAAAGACTTTGATATGATCATGCTACCAAATCGTGGCCATGGATATTACAGCGAACCGTTTATGATGAGAAAGCGATGGGATTACTTCGTAAAACATCTCAAGCATACAGATCCACCTAAAGAGTTCGAATTCGGTAATCTTTAA